The Gouania willdenowi chromosome 14, fGouWil2.1, whole genome shotgun sequence nucleotide sequence GTCTCCTATCTTTTCATCAGAATGGTACACTTAAAATCATCGACAGGAAAAAGCACATTTTCAAGCTGGCGCAGGGCGAGTACATCTCCCCTGAGAAGATCGAGAACATCTATATAAGGAGTGAACCAGTGACACAGCTGTATGTTCATGGAGACAGTCTGCAGGTCAGAACAATGAACATGTGATCTGATGTCGATCtgatttgtccttttttttttgtttaagttgGTTTTCTTTAACTTGTCCCTGAATGTTTCCTGTGGTGTCTTTAGTCCTGCTTGGTGGGAATCATCGTTCCTGATCCTGAGGTCATGCCTGAATGGGCCAAGAAGAAAGGCATGTTGGGTACATATAAGGATCTATGTAAAAACACGGTAAGAGACACTAAATTTGTCTGATTAAATGATCCTGGAAGAATGTTAAACACGTCtgatgatgtttttattttattttttattgttttacagcTACTAAAGAAAGCAATTCTTGAAGATTTGGTGCGTTTGGGAAAAGCCAGTGGCCTCCACTCTTTTGAGCAGGTAGGTTTTATCTTTTGGTTGGTAAGAAACATCAAACCATTAAACATTATGTAATATATGTCAGCTAACAATTGCATATTTATTAAAATTTCTGGATCACATAAACCAATCGAAATGCATGATGCTGTGAAGGCAGTGTGATGCGTAGAGGAATCTTCTTCTGAATTGTTTGAGGAACGCAAAGATGTTTTTGAGGTGATTTCTTGGCATTTCACGATTTCAGcccctgaaaaaataaatacaatcgAGCAACTCCAGAATGTGATGAACAAACACTTTTATCATGTATCGCCATTTTATTACATCCCAATCTGTAATTCCAGATCTATCCTtagataaacaaacacaaatcttaagctgtagctgatgcatgttcattgattgatttatttattattatttgttcctttcatgaaaatgcaaaccaacatagattattacatcaaataatatcacagcccaaattaaacatttttatgatTGGAAAGGAGCAGTAAGAAGAATAAAATTATCATATTTCTGCCCCTtaacttaataaatacataattaatgACCGCACCAACCTTCCCGTGTCAGTCCACAcaattttcacaattttctaatAACCTAAAAATGACTAATTCAAATGTACAAATCACACCCCGAGTCAACTTTCAAAAGCATATTGACAGATGTGgagttgttgggtttttcttaagaattttatattttgataagcgctttaagatgactagtgttgtaatttgcgctgtaCAAATGAAATTCTGTTGAATTTATTGCAATCTTTACCAAAGCCAAGTAATACACTTAAACCTAAGTGAACCTAGATAATCATTTTCTACCTAAATGTAATGGATTCCATTCTCTTTTAAAGGTGAAGAATATCTACATCCACAGTGAAATGTTCTCCATTGAAAACGGCCTTCTAACACCGACGCTAAAGGCCAAGAGACCAGAACTCAAGGAGTTCTTTAAAGGGAAGATCGACGAGCTCTACAGCAGCATCTCCATGTAAAGGCCACTAAACCTCATGTTCCTGCAAGCATCCCGTAACTGGAATCGGCTTTAACCAATGACCAGCAGTGGGGACCGCAATGCGTTGCCTGAGGCTtgatttgctttaaaaaaaagaccctGGGGAATAATATGtaattcttcctttttttttaaatgagataaaaatgGAACCCATTTGTGCATCACGATATCACCATGATGGGCAGCTACTCAGCAGACCTTCAATTTACTTGAGTTCAGACACTTCACAGACATGCAGGAGGTAATGATTTTCATTTTGGAGTGATAGAAGGTGTTTATTTACCTCCTACATGTCTGTGTGCGTTAAAATAGGCTTTCCGTTTCAATTCATGCATTAAATTGCTCAAGATAAAAATCATCTGGATTCACATTTTTACGCATGATTCGTGACAACATATTCACTTACTGTGTCAGATTGCAATCATCTTTAAGTGTCATTATCCATTAGAAGGCAGAAGAAACTAGTAAATGCATTTAGAAAAGAGTATTAATCTATCAGTCCCAACAATTGTACATGTTGGTGAGCAAACTAGCCATTTATTAACTAATTTTGGACAAAATTATTTACAGATAAGTGCTTGGTTTAAAGGGTAGCGGATCGAATAATTTCATTTAAGAAAGTAAATACAGATAATGGGCAGAATAATGAAGTGAATTGTTGCCTTAAACGAAAACTGCTGATTTTCCTTCAGTttaatgaatgtgtttttgaaaCAACAGTTAGAAAATGAGGCTTTTAATAAAGCCAAACTCTCAGTCATCTGTCCTTACACATTGAATATTAATCTGACACAGTAACTTGCAAGAAGTAAATAATGCACAGAACAATGAGTGCAGGCTTTTAAAAATCGTCCATGCAATGCTGCCAATACATGAGGAAACTCGGCAGTTCTTAAAACATCCATTTCTTTCTCCATTTCCCACCGACTCTTcgttatcagattataactaaCACGACAATTGTACGAAAGTTATGCGTCGGCATACGTGATGTGTTTGCAAATGCGGCCAATAGCATtacacgaaaaaaaaaaagagagaggtgTATTTAATTAGTTAAAAGCTTATCTGATTAAATTAGATGTGCTAAAAAAATTGAGAGAggaattaaaattaatttgagTGGTTATTACGCAATTAGTTCAATAAAATAGCAACTTTTACCTATTTAAATCAGTGCTGCCAGCGCCATTTTATGTAGATCATCTCTGTGTCTAAGCCACGTTCAACTCACAGATCACGTCATGTAATCACTGTCATTATTACACCCGTGGGTCAGGAGTTCAGCATGCACGCTCCACAGAAATATAAAGGACCGACCTTGTGCAATGTTCATCGGTGTCCACACTTTACCGAGCGGTACAATCAGACCTAtgatcaattattattattattattattattattttttcttttttggacaATGAGTTTGTCAAGCgagacaacaaaataaaaacaaacaatgccAGATCAGGGCTCAGGGCGGTGCATGAAGTCTGCCCTGCATTGCTGTGTCCATTGGTATCTGACTTGAAGTGTTTCTTTGTGGCCATTAAAAGCAGGTCGGATGCTGCTGTCGGTTTTTAGGGCTTTTTAACTAAAGCAAAGAATGAATTCCTCTCACTCTCTTACGATGAACTGAACAAACATTGATTTCTTCAACATTTTACGAAGGTGTTTACAATTAGAAGTAATGTACTAGCTTTTTAAGTTGATTCCCGTCCCAAAGCATTAACTATGTACATAAGCGAGGACAGTTagttgtacatttatttattgaatcaattgtttgaatggatttttttttttcttcttttttgtgtgtgtgtagtgagaTGAAttgtacttatttatttatctattctgTAAAATGAATCAGCACCATATCCTTGTAATGATTGAGTGCAGCAATAGGGATGGGGGTGGTGGGGATTAAGTTACAGGGCAATGAAATTAAAAGACACTCTggaatgattttaaatgtttgggtttgttgtgttatttatttgtgttgtttttgttgcagaATAAATACAACACTTCGCTATAACAGAATGATCATTTGTTGTACTATATTAAATGTACCTTAAAAtctaataataatcaatatggCACCTCAATTAGATAGTGTGTTTTAAATACTGTCATTCATGCAATATAGCTGATTCTATGTAGATAAAGTAAGCTTGATTCCTCAAaatcattttgacacttttaaacACTACTTATTTTTAGGGTTTACTTGCATTGATTTACATAATTCAAGTAGTTTAAACGTACAAGTGCTTTTCTGATATGTTTGATAGtaagttatgtgtatttttctcagtgATTACAAGCTAAACAACTGAGCAatcattgaattaaaaaataaaataaattaatgaatttactaaagttaaaatatatttaatatttttttaatagaaagAATATGCTGAGCAAAGGtttgaaaaaagaaagttgTAGTTTAAAAGCAGttttaattttcttattttttaaatttaaaaaaaaaaaaaaaaatctaaaacttTTGGACTATCTAAACTTAAGTTAGACACCTTATTTTCTTATGTTGTATCCAATAAAGgagtttaaaacaaataataaacaataaactcgCTTCGTTGTTGAGAAGATTTTACAACATCCGCCCTTGATTGACGGCACGGCAGGTGTGCTGCTTGTTGCTAGGCACCGCTTTCCTCCTATTAGCGTCAATGCTAAGTTCAATTAGCCTAAGTAATGTGTGACGTGACAGCTGTTAGTGGACGCTTAATGGATGGCAATTTAACTTTAATGAGATAGTTTTCCACCACAGCGGTTTTAAACCTGAATTGAGGACCGAGTAGGTTGTTTTTTGACAGTCAATGGATCGGTATGATCGTAGGTTGAGGCCTCGCCGGGACAGCGGGTTACCGAACAAACATGACACCCCTCCGAAGAAGATAGTCAGCCGTAGAGACGGTAAGAAATACACTGCTTCATTTAACCCAAAGAGCCAGGGTCTGTTCTAATACAACCTATAATACTTgaagtaaaactaaaaacaactgCTTCTggaccagagatgggcaacttttatcactgtAGGACTGTagggggccacagattttttaaaattttttttattttatttaatttaatttttatttttttgagtgccacattatcaatatttgtGTTAGCATTTAGAGTAAAAGTATAATGTTCGAGTATAAAGATGAATGAAGGAAAGCATTAAGGCTTTTTGTGTCCTTTGGTtgcatttaatgtaatttattatatttttattttattttattattctgttttttaattggtttttggagtaattttgtgtctttttctgtatttttgtgtctttttctgtaattctgtgcaTTGTTTTAGTCaggttatgtatttttctgtcattttgtgtatttttgttgtcgtctgGTCTCATTTTCTgtctgttaatttgtgttttttgagtaattgtgtgtctttttctgtcatgtggtgtatttttggagtcaagtcatgtatttttctgtcattttgtgtatttttgttgttgtttggtgtatttttctttctggtaatttgtgtttttgagtaattgtgtgtctttttctgtcatgttgtgaattttttgagtcgtcatgtatttttctgtatttttgtagtcaagtcatgtgtttttctgtcattttgtgtatttttgttggcattCTGCTGTGTGTTTTCGGattcatttgtttaaaaaatgtgtaaccATGCCTATTCTtgctcttgtcattttgtgtattttttctcaatCTGTATATTTTGGGGGTTATTTTGATGTACTTTCCTCaatgttttgtgtatctttttaaagactttttgtgtattttttttaaagactttttgtgtatttttctgttattgtgatggttttagagtcattttgtaagtttATCTTGGGGGCGAACAACACGAGACTGAGGGCCGCTTGTCGCCTCCAGTTGCCAATATCCATTTTAGACTTGGAAAGAAATTGAATAGAATATTGTTGTCTTAAATTAAAGTGTAATAGGAATAATGCAAACAATAATTGGTAGCCACCAATATTTAACAAACtctaatattctttttttttttttttttttaaaggaaaaagaaGACTTTTGAACCCCAGGCGTTATGAAACACTTCATGAGGTCCCTGAAGAGAAAGATACAGATAAATCTCCTGTCGTGCAAAAACATCAAGTGCAAGTAAGTTTGCTGAGTGTTGGATAAAGATGCAATCATTTGAGTAGATATTAATACtgagatatactgtatttatgggCTATACTTGCTGCAGGAGGAAGGTCATTAATGATTTTAATGGAGTATTCAAAGAAGCCTTCTCCAGATCTAAACATCTATTTTTCAAAGTTTGGCTTTATGATTAAAGTGTTAAATCAGTTATGAACTTTACAATCCTGTGTTGGTGTATTTCCCCACTTCATTAAAAGAAATGCCAAAACCTTTTATTTGTACACACAGGAAGTGGCGATCTCTGCTGTCGGTGAATCGAAATCACGCCCAGTGACACCTGCATCTAGTGACAACTTGAGAAACAAATTATCCACCACACCCAAAAATCAAAGACCCAATCTCCGAACACCACAAGCAAACTTCCGGGTGAGTCCGATTCAAAGAGTATTAAAAAGCTCTTTAATACTCGGTGAGGAAGACGGTAACGTTTGTGAGAGCGTCACATCTCCTAGCGTCGAGCCAGACACCAGTTTCAGCCGtagtgatgaagatgaagatcgGACATTTTCCAGCAGCTTCGCATCACCAGAAATCTTCAGAACAGATAGTGATGGTGTGTAACGCGTTGTccgtgttttttatttatttatgtattttgacATTGTGTGTTAATCTTGTCATATCTCCACAGCTACGCCAGTGACTTACCCCATCGCTGAGCCTCATCTTCACAATAAAAATTCTACTTTGTTGGATGTGAGCCATGCTAGGAGCATCCACATGCATCTTTCCCCTGATCTTTCCACCATCATAGGTAACAAAAACAGAGCTTGTGCAAAAAAAGGTTGACGGTACTTTCCagaaattatcttttttttttatatatagatCTGTAGTAATAAGTGataaaatgcactaaaacatAATgctatcattaaaaaaaaaaatgttgcattttgtttatagcataatttaagatttatactctaaacgctttaaaaaaaataatcatttcaaatacatatttattaacaCTTTTAATCCTTACTCATGgggaactcttttttttttttttttaagcaaaaaggcagttgttgtttttatgttgtacACAATCTCGTCTGCAGATGCTTCGATAATTCCTCCTGACAAGAAATGTGAGCTCATGTGAGTCGCTCTCCCATTAACGCAGCACTGATgatgtagtttaaataaatatgtcgGCCTGCTCAAAACAAAGGTCAACTGCTTCCTTctgtatttcctttttttttttttaagatacggTAGAGAACCTGGACCTGAGAATGAAACTCAAGCAGACTCATCAGGTACTGTAAATATGAGCAGATGCTTTATTTCTGTCAAATTAAAGTTGTTGTCTGTCAGTGGAAATAACAAACTGTGTTTTatgtagggctgaacgattttggaactatttatttttctcctcaatattgcgatttaatatgcaataattttttcaagggactcttgtcatgtatttttcaatgaacacaagcaataaatcaatctgtttcataataaacaatttcatatttatttcaactttaaataaatataaaatataaattttaaagctGTTACACCCCGAAAAGGGAATAAACACATTAGGAAGGACACGGGAAAACAATTAggattttataatttttattcgTGACTATTAACTATTATTTTACTGctcctgaaaaaaaagaagaaagctcAGGAACCTAAAGAACAGAATaatgttaaacacaaataaaggacacacaaaaaaaaacccaaaccatCCCATATCCTTAAACTAATTAACTTTAACCAAAAGTTAACCTGGTGGGCCggccaaaaagaagaaaaagatgcggtactgggccaaccctatacagggccatAGTAGCCAGTACCACATCCaaactaagaaagaaaaaaacccaatctaCTCCTGAAAATCAACTGAAAACGAAAACAGGACAGCCGGTCccatcagaaacaaacaaaacaaacctaaaCCCCAAAAAGAGAAGCGCAGGTGGAGGAGCAGGAACAGACCTCCGCCCAGCTCCGCGTCTGCAGAtgaatgagagagagagtgcaCTCCAGGCCCAGCCTATTTATAGGCGGAGCCGTAGGCTTTTCAAGCGCCTGAAAAATAAATCCCCAAATTGgaaaacagtaacaaaaataaaaaagaggtaatttaatcacaacaaaaactaccttataaccaagaaataaaaagaacaatgtcttaaagtcataaatgtataatataacACAAAGAAACTTGCAAATACCTAAcaaaagcacagattacaacaataaagcaaacaaatctggcTTTACATCTTCAACATATCAAACTAacttcatgtttcatgaaacatgtaaacatgtggactgcaggacaagacaggacaagaaaaaaaaaatgcagccttTGAAATTAGTAAATTGCATTTTATATTGcgatatcgcaaatgcaattaattattCAGCCCTAGTTTTTTGAAAGTTAACCACAGACttttaacgtgtgtgtgtgtgtgtgtgtgtgtgtgtgtgtgttacaaacTTCAAATGGAAGTCCAAGCACTCGAGAAGAATTCGACACCAAAGGTAAGATGGCTACTTAAGTTCATCtctgaatatttttgttgttgacattatttttttcttcttattgaaatgtaatattttaattaatattgttGTTGAAATTCTAATCTTGATGTACTtctcagtttttcaaaaaaagaccCATTGTGTTCAAGAAAAAAGTGTGGTTTAAGAGCCCTATTATATCAGAGACCTTCAAAGTAAAAGACGTCCCAGCGGACACCACAGTCACCGTTCCCAACAGCAACGACTCCTCCAAAACAACGAGCCCAAATGAGAAGCTGAGGTTTGACGCAGATGCATCCGGAGCTGATGAGAtcagcagtgaagaagaaacGTTGCCTCTGAAGGTGGCACTGCGAAGACCTGTGAAGAGCAGCGCAGCAGAAAAAGTCAAGTTCTTTGATTTTGCGGATGACGAGGACAAATATGAATTCTTTaggaaaatgagagaaagacaTGAGAGACTCACTACTATGGTGTTTTATCCATCAGTATCTGCTAACGAACAGGGCCTTGTGTCAGGATGCCAGTTAtagaaaatatatatgtttaagttatttgtattaaaatgtatagtttaaattaaagcacaattgtaaaaataaaaataagaaaacagaTCTCCCACTGTCATGCATTCCTAAAAAAAGCAAGATATTTTaaggcatgtttttttttttttttttttttacccattgaAGGGATGAGAAGATGTAATTCTCATCTGATGTGATTACCCTGCCACTGTTTCTTTAAATTAAGCTGttgaatttcaacattattgtttaaTAGATTGTTAAAATCCATATAATAGATGCCTTAAAGTGCATTCTGCTT carries:
- the LOC114475928 gene encoding uncharacterized protein LOC114475928 yields the protein MDRYDRRLRPRRDSGLPNKHDTPPKKIVSRRDGKRRLLNPRRYETLHEVPEEKDTDKSPVVQKHQVQEVAISAVGESKSRPVTPASSDNLRNKLSTTPKNQRPNLRTPQANFRVSPIQRVLKSSLILGEEDGNVCESVTSPSVEPDTSFSRSDEDEDRTFSSSFASPEIFRTDSDATPVTYPIAEPHLHNKNSTLLDVSHARSIHMHLSPDLSTIIDASIIPPDKKCELIYGREPGPENETQADSSVQALEKNSTPKFFKKRPIVFKKKVWFKSPIISETFKVKDVPADTTVTVPNSNDSSKTTSPNEKLRFDADASGADEISSEEETLPLKVALRRPVKSSAAEKVKFFDFADDEDKYEFFRKMRERHERLTTMVFYPSVSANEQGLVSGCQL